From Cellulomonas fimi ATCC 484, a single genomic window includes:
- the prcA gene encoding proteasome subunit alpha: protein MSMPFYVSPEQLMKDRADYARKGIARGRSVVVLQYDDGIAFATENASRALHKISEIYDRIAFAAVGKYNEFENLRVAGVRYADLRGYSYDRQDVTARGLANAYAQTLGTVFTTESKPLEVELVVAEVGREPAGDQVYRLSYDGSVADEHGYVVMGGQAERLGGLLASGWRPGMTLREVLRLAVDVLGAPADDGGEKRAIPAQQLEVAVLDRTRPRRAFRRLTGALLEDLLAPASAAPATSAPPGPAPQGD from the coding sequence TGAAGGACCGGGCGGACTACGCCCGCAAGGGGATCGCACGCGGCCGGTCGGTCGTCGTCCTGCAGTACGACGACGGCATCGCCTTCGCGACCGAGAACGCGTCGCGCGCGCTGCACAAGATCTCCGAGATCTACGACCGGATCGCCTTCGCCGCGGTCGGCAAGTACAACGAGTTCGAGAACCTGCGGGTGGCCGGCGTGCGGTACGCGGACCTGCGCGGGTACTCCTACGACCGTCAGGACGTCACCGCGCGCGGGCTCGCGAACGCCTACGCGCAGACGCTCGGCACGGTCTTCACGACGGAGTCCAAGCCGCTCGAGGTCGAGCTCGTCGTCGCCGAGGTCGGGCGCGAGCCCGCGGGCGACCAGGTGTACCGGCTGTCCTACGACGGCTCGGTCGCCGACGAGCACGGCTACGTCGTCATGGGCGGCCAGGCCGAGCGGCTCGGCGGGCTGCTCGCGTCGGGCTGGCGCCCGGGGATGACGCTGCGCGAGGTGCTGCGGCTCGCGGTCGACGTGCTCGGGGCGCCCGCGGACGACGGCGGCGAGAAGCGCGCGATCCCCGCGCAGCAGCTCGAGGTCGCCGTGCTCGACCGCACCCGGCCCCGGCGCGCGTTCCGGCGGCTGACGGGCGCGCTCCTGGAGGACCTGCTGGCCCCGGCGTCCGCCGCCCCGGCGACGTCGGCTCCGCCCGGCCCCGCACCGCAGGGCGACTGA
- a CDS encoding TIGR03085 family metal-binding protein, whose product MTWHEVGRAGLADALRAVPPDAPTLCEGWQARHLAAHVVLREHSLTVGAGLAVPALAARAEDAIARLADMATTEGGYRDLVARVAAPPPAWHPMSWAGDLANVVEFFVHTEDVRRGGGPTPPRTLDPGLADVLWRHLVGAGGLRLRRSPVGVVLVRDDGVRRHLRRARDGFGTVVVRGAVGELVLFAFGRGAAADVTLAGDPQDVETLTERLPV is encoded by the coding sequence ATGACGTGGCACGAGGTGGGGCGCGCGGGGCTGGCGGACGCGTTGCGGGCGGTCCCGCCCGACGCCCCGACGCTCTGCGAGGGCTGGCAGGCCCGGCACCTCGCGGCGCACGTCGTGCTGCGTGAGCACTCGCTGACCGTCGGTGCCGGGCTCGCGGTCCCCGCCCTCGCGGCGCGTGCCGAGGACGCGATCGCGCGGCTCGCGGACATGGCGACGACCGAGGGCGGCTACCGCGACCTGGTCGCGCGCGTCGCGGCGCCGCCGCCCGCGTGGCACCCGATGTCGTGGGCCGGTGACCTGGCGAACGTCGTCGAGTTCTTCGTGCACACCGAGGACGTGCGCCGCGGTGGCGGCCCCACGCCCCCGAGGACCCTGGACCCGGGTCTGGCCGACGTCCTGTGGCGGCACCTCGTCGGCGCCGGCGGCCTGCGGCTGCGCCGCTCGCCCGTCGGGGTCGTCCTGGTCCGCGACGACGGGGTCCGGCGGCACCTGCGTCGCGCGCGCGACGGGTTCGGCACGGTCGTGGTGCGTGGCGCCGTCGGCGAGCTCGTGCTGTTCGCGTTCGGCCGCGGTGCCGCGGCGGACGTCACGCTCGCCGGCGACCCGCAGGACGTGGAGACGCTCACGGAGCGCCTGCCCGTCTGA
- the hisF gene encoding imidazole glycerol phosphate synthase subunit HisF encodes MTVALRVIPCLDVDGGRVVKGVNFENLRDAGDPVELARRYDAEGADEVTFLDVSASSSGRDTTVEVVRRTAEEVFVPLTVGGGVRSTQDVDRLLRAGADKVGVNTAAIARPELIEEIAHRFGSQVLTISIDARRVTGDVRTESGYEVTTHGGKRGTGLDAVAWAARAAELGAGEVLLNSMDADGTEAGFDLEMIRDVRSAVRVPLVASGGAGTVEHFVDAARAGADAVLAASVFHFGQLTVRDVKDALRAAGVVVR; translated from the coding sequence ATGACCGTGGCGCTGCGCGTCATCCCGTGCCTCGACGTCGACGGCGGCCGGGTCGTCAAGGGCGTCAACTTCGAGAACCTGCGGGACGCGGGCGACCCCGTCGAGCTCGCGCGCCGGTACGACGCCGAGGGGGCCGACGAGGTCACGTTCCTCGACGTGTCGGCGTCGTCGAGCGGCCGCGACACCACCGTCGAGGTCGTGCGGCGCACCGCCGAGGAGGTCTTCGTCCCGCTCACGGTCGGCGGGGGAGTGCGCTCGACGCAGGACGTCGACCGGCTCCTGCGGGCCGGTGCGGACAAGGTCGGCGTCAACACGGCCGCCATCGCCCGGCCCGAGCTCATCGAGGAGATCGCGCACCGCTTCGGCAGCCAGGTGCTCACGATCTCGATCGACGCGCGCCGCGTCACCGGCGACGTCCGCACCGAGTCGGGCTACGAGGTCACGACGCACGGCGGCAAGCGCGGGACGGGCCTGGACGCCGTGGCGTGGGCCGCGCGCGCGGCCGAGCTGGGCGCGGGCGAGGTGCTGCTCAACTCCATGGACGCCGACGGCACCGAGGCGGGCTTCGACCTGGAGATGATCCGCGACGTGCGGTCCGCGGTGCGGGTCCCGCTCGTCGCGAGCGGTGGTGCGGGGACCGTCGAGCACTTCGTCGACGCCGCTCGGGCCGGTGCGGACGCGGTGCTCGCCGCGAGCGTCTTCCACTTCGGCCAGCTGACCGTCCGGGACGTCAAGGACGCGCTGCGCGCGGCGGGGGTCGTCGTCCGCTGA
- the pafA gene encoding Pup--protein ligase gives MDRRIFGLETEYGVTCAAQDGRGLSADEVARYLFRKVVAWGRSSNVFLRNGSRLYLDVGSHPEYATAECDDVRQLVAHDRAGERILEGLVADAQQRLEHEGLPGRIHLFKNNTDSAGNSYGCHENYLVRRQGDFARLSDVLVPFLITRQVLTGAGKVLSTPRGAVFCLSQRADHIWEAVSSATTRSRPIINTRDEPHADAEHYRRLHVIVGDSSMSETTTMLKVGATDLILRMIEAGVPLREMTLENPIRAIREISHDVTGQHPVVLANGRTVTALDLQEEYLARVTEFVTSEGGPTPETKQVLDLWERGLRALRTGDLSLVERELDWVIKYQLIERYRAKHGLELSDVRVQRLDLAYHDISRTEGLYNLLAAKGLVERVTSDLEIFEATAVPPQTTRAKLRGDFVRAAQEARRDYTVDWVHLKLNDQAQRTVLCKDPFRSVDERVDRLIESM, from the coding sequence ATGGACCGACGGATCTTCGGCCTCGAGACCGAGTACGGCGTCACGTGCGCCGCGCAGGACGGCCGCGGGCTGTCCGCGGACGAGGTCGCGCGCTACCTGTTCCGCAAGGTCGTCGCGTGGGGGCGCTCGTCGAACGTGTTCCTGCGCAACGGCTCGCGCCTGTACCTCGACGTCGGCTCGCACCCCGAGTACGCGACCGCGGAGTGCGACGACGTCCGTCAGCTCGTCGCGCACGACCGCGCGGGCGAGCGGATCCTCGAGGGCCTCGTCGCGGACGCGCAGCAGCGGCTGGAGCACGAGGGCCTGCCGGGACGCATCCACCTGTTCAAGAACAACACCGACTCCGCCGGCAACTCCTACGGCTGCCACGAGAACTACCTCGTGCGCCGGCAGGGCGACTTCGCGCGGCTGTCGGACGTGCTCGTGCCCTTCCTCATCACGCGCCAGGTGCTCACGGGCGCGGGCAAGGTGCTGAGCACGCCGCGCGGGGCCGTGTTCTGCCTCTCGCAGCGCGCCGACCACATCTGGGAGGCCGTGTCGAGCGCGACCACGCGGTCGCGGCCCATCATCAACACGCGCGACGAGCCGCACGCCGACGCCGAGCACTACCGGCGCCTGCACGTCATCGTGGGCGACTCCTCGATGTCGGAGACCACGACGATGCTCAAGGTCGGCGCGACCGACCTCATCCTGCGGATGATCGAGGCGGGCGTCCCGCTGCGGGAGATGACGCTCGAGAACCCGATCCGCGCGATCCGTGAGATCAGCCACGACGTCACCGGGCAGCACCCGGTGGTGCTCGCGAACGGCCGCACGGTCACGGCCCTGGACCTGCAGGAGGAGTACCTCGCACGCGTCACGGAGTTCGTGACGTCGGAGGGCGGGCCCACGCCGGAGACCAAGCAGGTCCTCGACCTGTGGGAGCGGGGCCTGCGCGCGCTGCGCACGGGTGACCTGTCGCTCGTCGAGCGCGAGCTCGACTGGGTCATCAAGTACCAGCTCATCGAGCGGTACCGCGCCAAGCACGGCCTCGAGCTGTCCGACGTGCGCGTGCAGCGCCTCGACCTGGCGTACCACGACATCTCGCGCACCGAGGGCCTGTACAACCTCCTCGCGGCGAAGGGGCTCGTCGAGCGCGTCACGAGCGACCTCGAGATCTTCGAGGCGACCGCCGTCCCGCCGCAGACGACGCGCGCGAAGCTGCGCGGCGACTTCGTGCGCGCCGCGCAGGAGGCCCGGCGCGACTACACGGTCGACTGGGTGCACCTCAAGCTCAACGACCAGGCGCAGCGCACGGTGCTCTGCAAGGACCCCTTCCGCAGCGTCGACGAGCGCGTCGACCGTCTCATCGAGTCGATGTGA
- a CDS encoding FKBP-type peptidyl-prolyl cis-trans isomerase: MRRLRDAASAAVVAVAVLAGCTAAPTAPPEITVTGEVDEAPTLTYVTPLDVDSTYREQIWPGTGAELVEGGPVLIDFWLENGTDASLVDESFSSTPTPRLLTAEDLGTDLYETLRDQRVGARVLQVSPGRSSGAAGYPTVTVLDVLPTRADGSPVPPAADLPPVTLDAAGMPTMTPTGTEPPDRLVVQPLLRGAGPQVAAQDVITVQYEGFVWTTGASFDSTWSRGLPVSFALQDVPAWAEGLVDQPVGSQVMLVVPPTYALGVTESEELAGQTVVFVVDILATGSPDGGSS, translated from the coding sequence GTGCGACGACTGCGGGACGCGGCCTCGGCCGCGGTCGTGGCGGTCGCCGTGCTCGCGGGCTGCACGGCCGCACCGACGGCACCGCCCGAGATCACGGTCACCGGCGAGGTCGACGAGGCACCGACGCTGACCTACGTCACACCGCTCGACGTCGACTCGACGTACCGCGAGCAGATCTGGCCCGGCACGGGGGCCGAGCTCGTCGAGGGCGGTCCCGTCCTCATCGACTTCTGGCTGGAGAACGGCACGGACGCCTCGCTCGTCGACGAGAGCTTCTCCTCGACGCCGACGCCACGGCTGCTGACCGCCGAGGACCTCGGCACCGACCTGTACGAGACGCTGCGCGACCAGCGGGTCGGGGCGCGCGTCCTGCAGGTCAGCCCCGGCCGCAGCTCGGGCGCCGCCGGCTACCCCACGGTCACCGTGCTCGACGTGCTGCCGACGCGCGCCGACGGCAGCCCCGTCCCGCCCGCGGCCGACCTGCCGCCCGTCACGCTGGACGCCGCGGGCATGCCGACGATGACCCCGACGGGCACGGAGCCCCCCGACCGCCTCGTCGTGCAGCCGCTGCTGCGCGGGGCCGGCCCGCAGGTCGCGGCGCAGGACGTCATCACCGTCCAGTACGAGGGCTTCGTCTGGACGACCGGCGCGTCGTTCGACTCGACGTGGAGCCGCGGGCTGCCCGTGTCGTTCGCGCTGCAGGACGTGCCCGCGTGGGCCGAGGGGCTCGTCGACCAGCCCGTCGGCAGCCAGGTCATGCTCGTCGTCCCGCCGACGTACGCGCTCGGCGTCACCGAGAGCGAGGAGCTCGCCGGGCAGACCGTCGTGTTCGTCGTCGACATCCTCGCCACCGGATCACCCGACGGAGGGTCCTCATGA
- a CDS encoding ABC transporter ATP-binding protein gives MTLSGSAPRRAVQVVARGMAAHPWTYVAAIGTAAVHGLATVAVSRVLGTVTDDVVVPALGGSAEARGRIWVAGLVLVLVAVTLAASVAGRRIFAGMGFASIQADHRTRVTRQYLRLPMSWHRRHPTGQLLSNASADVEAATGVFNPLPFALGVVVMLVVATVGLLRTDVWLALAALVVVPLALVANLVFQRRMAPAVGHAQELRAGVADVAHESFEAALLVKSLGTEEREAARFAERAHALRDANVRVGQVRAFFDPVIDLLPNLGTLLVLVVGAVQVRAGHIGTGDVVAAAYLLTLLTIPVRAFGWVLGEIPRALVGWDRIARVVDARGALPGGSVRWTPHGRGARVELRGVGLTVPGPHGSVELLRDVDLDVAPGRVVAVVGPTGAGKTTLVQLVARLSDPTTGEVLLDGVDVRDLDPADLTRHVALVSQTTFVFEDTVRANVTLADAQDGDVPDDDAVWAALRAARADDVVRALPGGLDAPLGERGANLSGGQRQRLALARALVREPRVLVLDDATSAVDPRVEQAILRGLRGGDGPSGGAPTVLLVAYRMSSVLLADEVVHVEQGRVVDRGTHAELLARDPGYRALATAYEQESARRAADAEDDERAAVPAAGEVR, from the coding sequence ATGACGTTGTCCGGATCGGCCCCGCGCCGCGCCGTCCAGGTCGTGGCCCGCGGGATGGCGGCGCACCCGTGGACGTACGTCGCCGCGATCGGGACCGCCGCCGTCCACGGCCTCGCGACGGTCGCGGTGAGCCGCGTCCTCGGCACCGTGACCGACGACGTCGTCGTCCCCGCGCTGGGCGGCTCCGCGGAGGCGCGCGGGCGCATCTGGGTCGCCGGTCTCGTCCTCGTGCTCGTCGCGGTGACGCTCGCCGCGTCGGTCGCCGGCCGCCGGATCTTCGCCGGCATGGGCTTCGCGAGCATCCAGGCCGACCACCGCACGCGCGTGACCCGGCAGTACCTGCGGCTGCCGATGTCCTGGCACCGCCGCCACCCGACGGGCCAGCTGCTGTCGAACGCGAGCGCCGACGTCGAGGCCGCGACCGGTGTCTTCAACCCGCTGCCCTTCGCGCTGGGCGTCGTCGTCATGCTCGTGGTCGCGACCGTCGGGCTGCTGCGCACGGACGTGTGGCTCGCGCTCGCCGCCCTCGTCGTGGTGCCGCTCGCGCTCGTCGCGAACCTCGTGTTCCAGCGCCGGATGGCACCCGCCGTGGGCCACGCGCAGGAGCTGCGGGCGGGCGTCGCGGACGTCGCCCACGAGAGCTTCGAGGCCGCGCTGCTGGTGAAGTCGCTCGGCACGGAGGAGCGCGAGGCGGCGCGCTTCGCGGAGCGCGCGCACGCGCTGCGTGACGCGAACGTGCGCGTGGGTCAGGTGCGCGCCTTCTTCGACCCGGTGATCGACCTCCTGCCCAACCTCGGCACGCTGCTCGTCCTGGTGGTCGGCGCGGTGCAGGTGCGCGCCGGGCACATCGGGACCGGCGACGTGGTCGCCGCGGCGTACCTGCTGACGCTGCTCACCATCCCGGTGCGGGCCTTCGGCTGGGTGCTGGGCGAGATCCCTCGGGCCCTCGTGGGGTGGGACCGCATCGCGCGGGTCGTCGACGCGCGCGGCGCGCTGCCCGGGGGCTCGGTGCGCTGGACGCCGCACGGCCGTGGCGCGCGCGTGGAGCTGCGTGGCGTCGGCCTGACGGTCCCCGGGCCGCACGGGTCCGTCGAGCTGCTGCGCGACGTCGACCTCGACGTCGCACCGGGCCGCGTCGTCGCGGTCGTCGGTCCCACGGGCGCGGGCAAGACGACGCTCGTGCAGCTCGTCGCGCGCCTCAGCGACCCGACGACGGGCGAGGTGCTCCTCGACGGGGTCGACGTGCGCGACCTGGACCCGGCCGACCTCACGCGGCACGTGGCGCTCGTGTCGCAGACGACGTTCGTGTTCGAGGACACCGTGCGGGCCAACGTCACGCTCGCCGACGCGCAGGACGGCGACGTCCCGGACGACGACGCCGTGTGGGCGGCGCTGCGCGCGGCCCGTGCGGACGACGTCGTGCGCGCGCTGCCCGGGGGCCTCGACGCGCCCCTGGGCGAGCGCGGCGCGAACCTGTCCGGCGGGCAGCGGCAACGGCTCGCGCTCGCCCGGGCACTCGTGCGCGAGCCGCGCGTCCTCGTGCTGGACGACGCGACGTCGGCCGTCGACCCGCGCGTCGAGCAGGCGATCCTGCGCGGCCTGCGCGGCGGCGACGGCCCGTCCGGCGGCGCGCCGACGGTGCTGCTCGTCGCCTATCGCATGTCCTCCGTGCTGCTCGCCGACGAGGTCGTGCACGTCGAGCAGGGCCGGGTCGTCGACCGCGGCACGCACGCCGAGCTGCTCGCTCGCGACCCCGGCTACCGCGCGCTCGCGACCGCGTACGAGCAGGAGTCGGCGCGCCGCGCCGCGGACGCCGAGGACGACGAGCGGGCCGCCGTGCCGGCGGCCGGGGAGGTCCGATGA